CCGAGCATCAGGAAGGGCAGGCGCGGCATGGTCACGACCATCCCAATTGGTCTTTGGCCGCCGCACTCATGCGCGCCGGCTCCCACAGCGGGGTTTCCAGGATGTCGACACGGGCGCCGGGGATCAGGCGCCGTGCTTCGTCGCGCAGATAGCCCGATTGCGGGCAGGCCGGGGTGGTCATGATCAGCGCGATGCTGATCTGGCCATCCTCTTCATGCACCGATTGCACCAGCCCCAGATCGACGATGTTGATGCCGACGTCGGGGTCGATGATCTGCTTCAGCGTTTCAAGGGTCGGGGACATGGCTGCGAACCGAAATCGTTCCAGGGATGTGCTCAAGCTATCCCTGTGGCCATGTCCCGCCCTTGAGGGTGGTCAAGCGCTTACTTGAGAAAGGCGATGATCGCCTTGTTGACCCGGGCCGGCTGGGTCAATTGCGGGAAGTGATCGACGTCGCTCCATACCTCCAGCTTGGCCTTGGGGTAATTGACGGCCAGCCATTCCTTGACCCCCATTTGCGACACGGCGGCATAAAGCCCCAGCACCGGGATGTCGTATGTGGCCGGTGCCCAGACCGCGGCATCGGCGAAATGCTCGAAGGTGCTGACCGCCACGTGCTGGTCGACGGCGCGCGAGGTGTCCAGCAATTCCTTTTTCTGCTTGGCCGTCACCTTGCTGGAAATGCCCTGGAAGAATTGTTCCAGCACCAATCGGTAGCCGGGGCTTTTCAGGCCGTCGATCATGGCCTGCATCCACGCCGCCTGGGCCGCCTGGGCCGCCGGATCATTGGAATGGGCCAAGATGGCACCGTCGACGAACACGGCCTTGTCCACCTTCAACTGACCGCGCCGCATCACCGTGTGGATGACCGGCAGGCCCATGGAATGGCCGACCAGGGCGGTGTGGTCGAGACCGGCATCCTTGGCCACCGCCTCGACGGCGCTGGCGTAGAAATCCATGGTATAGGCCGTGTCGCGCGGCTTGCCGGACTGGCCGTGGCCGGGCAGGTCCAGGGCGATGACCCGATGGGTCTTGGCCAATTCCGGCACCTGATGGCGCCAGAAGCTCTGGTTCAGGGTAAAGCCGTGGATCAGGATGACCGGGCTGCCCTTGCCCCAGCTTTTGTAGTGGATGAGGACGCCGTCGGCACCGGCGAAGCGGGATTCGCCGTCCTTGGCGGCGAAAGCCGCAGTCGGGGCCAGCAGGACAAGGATCAGCAGCAGGCGAAGAAAAGTGCGCATGATCAACCTTTCACCATTTCCAGGTGGATGCCGCAGGCTTCCGACGGCGGGATGCGGATGGTGCCTTCGCGGTCGCGGGAAAATTCCACTTCGTTATGCTTCAGCCACTGGGCGGCGCGGTCGGTGTCGGCCACCAGCACGGCCAGGGCGACCAGGGCCGGGGCGGGCGGCAAGTCGTCCAACTCGGCCTCGGGGTGCAATTGGGTCAGGTCGTCGGGCCGCGACAGGAAGATCATGCCGCGTCCGGTATGGATGGTGACGGTATCGTCGGTGATCACCGACCGGTGCGGACCCAGAACCTGATCCCAGGCGGTGGTCAGCTCGACCGGTTCGGCGACGATGGCGGTGACCGAAGCGATGCCGATGGCGGTGTTGGGGTGGTCCAGCCATTCGGGAAAGCGTTCGCGCTCGGCGGTGATGTGCTGGGTGACGCGGGTGTGGATGCCCGGTGTCGCCGCCGCCGGCAGCAGGGTTTCGGAAAACATCAAGGTGGCGGTGCCGTCCGGCGTCTCGATGCGTCGCGACAGCGAGCGCGGCAGCGGCACGTCGAAACCGGCGGCTTGCAGACGCTCCACCACCGCCGCGCCATTATCGGTGCCGAGCGAAATGCCGTGCAGGCCTTCGCGGAGATCGGTGAAGGCGCGCAGTTCGTCGGCGACCTCGCCCTCGCCGACGGCGCCTTGCAGGGCGATGTAATCCTGGCGGAACATGATGCAGTGATTGGCGGTTCCCCATTCCGGGTGCTCGCCGCGCGGCGTCAGGGTAAAGCCCAGGCGATGAAACACCGCGTCGGCGAGTCCCAGGTCGCGCACGGCGATGACGGCATGATCCAGGCCGTTGATGTTGTTCGCCATCATTTCCTCCCGCTGTTGCACACGCGAAGGGTCGCACGGATCAGGGGGGCGGAGTCAACCCATGGCTGGGGAAAAGTGCGTAACGCCCGTTTCGCGCCCGGCGCCTGAGGGGCGGAGCGAGGCCAGGCCGAGGGACTGGGCCATTGAGGCCCCGCGCGCTTATGCGCGCGTAAGCCAAGCGGAGCGGTACGCTTCGCGCCCGGCGCCTGAGGGGCTGAAACTACGCCTGTTTGGCGTCGATGATGGCGCGGCGGATGGCGCGGGTTTCGCGGAAATGAGTTTCCAGCGTTTCCGCCTCGCCCCAACGGATGGCCCGTTGCAGGGCGGTCAGATCCTCGGTGAAGCGCTGGATGATTTCCAGCACCGCTTCCTTGTTGTTGAGGAAGATGTCGCGCCACATGATCGGGTCGGAGGCCGCGATGCGGGTGAAATCGCGAAAGCCCGAGGCCGAGAACTTGATCACTTCCTGTTGCATGTCGCCTTCCAGATCGCTGGCGGTGCCGACGATGGTATAGGCGATCAGATGCGGCAGGTGCGAGGTGATGGCCAGCACCTTGTCGTGGTGGAGGGGCTCCATGATCTCGATCATCGATCCCATGGCCGTCCACAATTGGGTGACCTTGTCGATGGCGCCCGGATCGGTGCCCGGCAACGGCGTCAGGATGCACCAGCGGCCCTGGAACAATTCGGCGAAACCGGCTTCGGGGCCGGAATGCTCGGTGCCGGCGATGGGGTGGCCGGGGACGAAATGCACGGTGTCGGGCAGATGCGGCAGCAGGTCGCGCACCACCGCCATCTTGACTGAACCGACGTCGGAGACGATGGCGCCGGCCTTCAGATGCGGGCCGATGGCCTGCCCCACCGCGGCCATGGCGCCGACCGGGGTGCCGACCATGATCAGATCGGCCTCGGCCAGCAACGCCGCCGGATCGCTGCCGGCGGCATCGACGATGCCGAGCCGGAGCGCGGTTTCACAAGCCTGTTCGGACGCGTCCAAGGTGACGATGCGGGCCGCCAAGCCGTGCAGGCGGGCGGCGCGGGCGATGGACGAATTGATCAGGCCGATGCCGACCAGACAGATTGTGCCGAACAGGGGGGAGCTCATGTCAGTTCCAACTTGCCTGGAAGGCGGCGATGGCGGCGATGACCATTTGGTTTTCCTCGCCGGTGCCGACGGTGATGCGCAGCCAGTCGGGCAGGCCGTAGCCGCCCATGGCCCGGGTGATGATGCCCTGGGCGCGCAAGCAGGCATCGGCCGCCTGGGCGGTGCGGCCTTCCTCCTTGGGAAACTGGACCAGGACGAAATTGCACACCGACTGGGTGGTCGGCAGGCCCAGCTTGGCCAACTCGGCCTGCATCCACGGCAGCCAATAATCATTGTGGGTTTTGGTCAGATCGGCGAAGGCCGTGTCTTCCAGGGCGGCCACACCAGCGGCCAGGGACGGGGCGGCGACGTTGAAGGGGTTGCGCACCCGGTTGAGCACGTCGGCGATGCCCGGCGGGCAATAGGCCCAGCCCAGACGCAGACCACCCAGGGCGAAAATCTTCGAGAACGTCCGGCACATGACGGTGTTGTCGCTGCCATCCACCAGTTCGATGCCCGGGGTGTAGTCGTTCTTCGAGACGAATTCGGCGTAGGCCGCGTCGATCACCAGCAAGATGTCGGGGCGCAGACCGGCGCGCAGGCGCGCCACCTCGTCCGCCGACAGATAGGTGCCGGTGGGGTTGTTGGGATTGGCCAGGAACAGGATCTTGGTCCGGGGCGTCACCGCCGCCAGCAGATTGTCGACGCTGGCGGTCAAATCCACTTCCGGCGCCGTCACCGGGGTGGCGCCGCACGACTTGGCGGCGATGGCGTACATCAAGAAACCGTGGGCCGAGTACAAGACCTCGTCGCCGGGGCCGGCATAGGCGCGGCACAGCATGCCCAGCAATTCATCCGAGCCGGCGCCGCAGACGATGCGTTCGGCGTCGACACCCCAGCGGGCGGCCAGGGCCGCGCGCAGACGGGTGGCGCCGCCGTCGGGGTAGCGGTGCATGTCGGCGGCCTGGGCGCGGAACGCCTCCATCGCCTTGGGGCTGGGGCCCAGCGCGCCTTCGTTGGACGACAGCTTGATCACCCGGCTCACGCCTTCAAGGGCGGATTCGCCGCCCACATAGGGGCGGATGTCCATGATGCCGGGACGGGGCGTGGGGGCGGTCATCGCGATCAAAACTCCTGATAACGGGCGGAAGACGGAAATCAGACGGAAAGCGGCAGCGGGTAACCGCCGATGATGCGGACATGGCGGATGACGTCCTTACCGCCGGCCAGGACGGTCAGGCGTGGGTCGGCGGTACCGACGAAACAGTCGAGCTCGCACAGATACAGGCTGTGGTCGTCGGCGCGATGGGTGGCGATGACCGCGACGTTGTCCAGTCCGGCGGTGGCGAACAAGGCGCGCAGGCGGTCGCGGCTGAGGTCGGGGCTGGTTTCCACCGCGATCAGGGTGCGGTCGGCGCCGGTGTCGTCATGGGGGCGACAGGCGATGACGAAGGCCTCGACCGGTTCGGGACGACCGGGGACATCGGGCATGGCCAGCACCGGCAGACGGGTCACCACCTGCGGCAGGTTACCCGAGCCGGTGGTCAGCGACAGCCACCACGGTTCCTGGTCGTTTTCATGGGGCAATTGCACCACGCCGACGGCGGCCTGGCCATCGGCGACGGCGCGCACTACCTGGCCGGGCGACGAGAACACGCTTTTGGGCCAGACCACGCCGAAATGGTCGCGGGCCAGTTCCACATACCCATCGCCGCGCTCGGGCTGGCAGACGGCGACGGAAAACGGCTTTTGCAGGCCGACCAGGGCGCCCATGATCTCGCGCCAGATACGGATCAGGGCCGGCAACGGGAAACGGCCCTGATGGCGCCCGGCAAGGCGGCGCATGATTTCGGCCTCGCGCCCCGGCCGCAGGGCCACCGAAACGTCGGGGGCCTTGGCCTGGGCGACTTTCTCCACCAAGGCGGCGCGTTCCATCAACAGATCGTGGAGACGATCGTCGATGCGGTCGATGTCGCGGCGGATACGGTCAAGGTCGGCTGAATCTGTGGTCATCATCATTGCTTAGGTTTCTGCTGCAAAGCCGCATAGGTTTAGTGCCTGATCGTGGCGAAATCAAAGAAAACGTTGACAGGGGGGGGGCGCATCCATAGCTAATCGTCACCTTGCTTACCAGGATTGCCGTTTCCGCCATGTCCGCCCCCACTTCCGCCTCTGCCGTCGATGGTTCCGACCACAACCCGCTTGGCCTCAGTGTCGAGCTGGGGCTGGACCGTCCCATCCGTCTGGATTGCGGGGTGGAGATGCCGTCGGTGAATGTGGCGTACCAGACCTATGGCCGCCTCAATGCCGACAAATCCAACGCCATCCTGATCTGCCACGCCCTGACCGGCGACCATTACGTCGCCGATCCCCACCCGTTGACCGGCAAGCCTGGCTGGTGGATCGATCTGGTCGGTCCGGGCAAGCTGCTGGATACCGACCGCTATTTCCTGATCTGTTCCAACGTGCTGGGCGGCTGCATGGGCACCACCGGCCCCAAGGACATCAACCCGGCCACCGGCCAGCCGTGGGGCCAGGGTTTTCCGGTCATCACCATCGGCGACATGGTGCAGGTGCAGGCGCGGCTGCTGGATCATCTGGGCATCGACCAGTTGTTTTGCGCCATCGGCGGCTCCATGGGCGGCATGCAGGTGTTGGAATGGTGCGCCAGCTATCCCGATCGGGTGTTCTCGGCGGTGCCCATCGCCACCGCCGCCCGCCACTCGGCCCAGAACATCGCCTTCCACGAGGTGGGCCGTCAGGCGATCATCGCCGATCCCGATTGGAAGAACGGCGAATATCTGCTGCACGACACCCGGCCCCAGCGCGGTCTGGCGGTGGCGCGCATGGCCGCCCACATCACCTATCTGTCGGAGACGGCGCTGCACCGCAAGTTCGGGCGCAACCTGCAAGGCGACCGCGACGCCTTTTCCTATGGCTTCGGCGCCGATTTCCAGGTGGAAAGCTATCTGCGCCACCAGGGCTCGACCTTCGTCGACCGTTTCGACGCCAATTCGTACCTGTATATCACCCGGGCCATGGATTATTTCGACCTCGCCGCCGAACATGACGGCGTGCTGGCCAATGCCTTCAGGGGCACCAAGACCCGCTTCTGCGTCGCCTCGTTCTCGTCCGACTGGCTGTTCCCCACCCCGGAAAGCCGCGCCGTGGTCCATGCGCTGAACGCGGTGGCCGCCAATGTCAGCTTCGTCGAGATCCAGTCCGACAAGGGCCACGACGCCTTCTTGCTGGATGAACCGGAATTCCATGCCACCTTGGGCGGCTTCATCGAAGGGGCGGCGCGGCATCGCGGCCTGCCGGCGCGGGTGGGCGGATCATGATGATGACCCTGAACAACGGCGCGCTGCGCGTCGATTTGAAGCTGATCGCCGACATGATCGAGCCGGGATCGCGCGTGCTCGACGTCGGTTGCGGCGAGGGCACCTTGCTGTCGTGGCTGGGCCAACACAAGAACGTGGACGGGCGCGGCATCGAGTTGTCCATGGCCGGGGTGTCGGCGGCGGTGGCGCAAGGATTGTCGGTGATCCAGGGCGACGCCGACACCGACCTCAAGGATTATCCCGCCGGCGCCTTCGACACGGTGATTTTAAGCCAGACCCTGCAAGCCACCCGTGCGCCCAAGGATGTGCTCAGCAACATGCTGCGCATCGGTCGGCGCGCCATCATCTCGTTCCCCAATTTCGGCCATTGGCGGGTGCGCGCCGGTCTGGCCATCGGCGGTCGCATGCCGGTGACCGATACCCTGACCTATGAGTGGTACGACACCCCCAACATCCACTTCTGCACCATCCGCGATTTCCTGGAATTGTGCCGGGTGCTGAATATCCGCATCGATACCGGCATCGCGCTCGATCGCGACGGCGGTGTGCTGCCCATGGCCGGGACCGGCTGGCTGGCCAATATCTTCGCCGCCCAAGGGCTGTTCGTGCTCAGTCGCAACGGTTAATCCACCGCATCGCAACCAAAGATATATTTGTCCCTGGCTCGCACTCTGTCATGCTCGCAAAGATAGCATTTTATCTTGGCGTCATAACCGGAGGATAGTGATGGCCCAGTCGATCAACCAGATCTACCAGTCGCTGTTGTCGCAATTGGGCATCACTTGGCCGACCACCGCCGACGTGGCGTTGTCGGGGGCCGACCCGGTCATCAACTCGGTGTTCCGCATCGGGGAATGCACCGGGGCGGTGCTGGCGGCTCAGGCCGCCGGGGTGGCGGAAATCTGGCGACGGCGTTCGGGCCAGCGCCAGCAGGTTTCCATCAATGCCCTGGCCGGGGCGCTGGCCGCCTATAGCGTCGGTTATCAGTCGCAGCATGGCTTCGCCATTCCGCAGCCGGAACCCAGCTACCCGCTGGTCGCCCTGTATCCGGCCCGCGACAGCCGCTGGATCATGCTGCACGGCGCTTTCCCGCTGCTGCGCAACGGTTTGCAGAATCTGCTGGGCTGTACCATGAACCCCACCGACATCGCCAACAAGGTGGCCACCTGGGATGCCTTCGCGCTGGAACAGGCCATCGCCGACCAGGGCTTGTGCGGCGCCGTGGCGCGGTCCTACCCCGAATGGCTGGCGACCGAACAAGGCCGCGCCATCGCCGCCACCCCGATCATCGAAATCGTCAAGATCGCCGATTCCGCCCCCGAGCCCTTTGCCCCGGCTCTGCCCGGCGACCGCCCGTTAAGCGGCACCAAGGTGCTGGACCTGACCCATGTGATCGCCGGCCCGACCATCGGCAAGACCTTGGCCGAGCAGGGGGCCGAAATCATGCGCATCACCAGCCCGACCCAGCCGGCGTTGCCGCCTTTCGACGTGGATACCGGCCATGGCAAGCTGGAGGCGCTGCTGACCCTGACCAATGCCGATGATGCCGCCACCTTGCAGGGACTGATCGGGCAAAGCGACGTCTTCGTCGAATCCTATCGCCCCGGGGCCATGACCAAGCTGGGCTTTTCGCCCGAAAACGCGGCGCGATTGCGCCCCGGTCTGATCTATGTCTCGGTCAATTGCTATGGCTGGGCCGGCCCCTGGCAATATCGCCCCGGCTGGGAGCAACTGGCCCAGGTGGCCACCGGCATGACCGTGGCGCAGGGCACGGCGGACAATCCGCAACTGCAATCGGTCTATCCCAACGATTACGTCACCGGTTTCCTTGGCGCCTTGGGCACGCTGATGGCGCTGTTGCGCCGCGCCGACGAGGGCGGATCGTACCATGTGCGGGTGGCGTTGTGCCGGACCGCCATGTGGATGCAGGAGCAAGGGCAGGTGGATCGCAGCCAATTGCCGCCTCCGGCCATTTCCCCGGCCGAGATCGCGCCTTATCTGCTGACCCGCGACAATCCGGCCTTCGGTCCCTTGACCTTCCTGGGGCCGGTGCTGAACTACACCGCCACCCCATCGGCCTGGGACCGCCCGACCATGCCCTTGGGCGCCAATCTGCCGCTTTGGCCGCTTGAGGCCGGCGGATTGGGCGGGACGTTGCCGCATAGTCGGGCCCGCCATCCGCATCTGGCGGCGGCACCGTGTTAGTCATCAAGCGTTAGAACCCCTGCGGCGCGATGACATAGCCGCGCCGTTTCGAGGTTCGTGACGGGGTGGCGGCGTAGATCTGCTTGGTCGCCTCGACCATGTGGATGCCGGCGATGGTGTGGAACCAGCGCCGGCCCAATTCCTCCATGGCCGGGGCCGAGCGCAGCAGCACCCGTGAATTGGTCGGCGGCATGAACAGTGCTCCCGACAGCGATACCGGGGTGAACATGTTGTCGCGCAACAATCGGGTCAATTGCCCGCCGGTATAGGGCCGGCCATTGCCGAACGGCGTGCGCTCCAGCCGCGCCCAGATGCCGCGCCGGTTGGGGACGATGATCACCAGCCGCCCGCCATCGGCCAGCACCCGCCACACCTCGCGCATCATGGCGCGCACCTGCTCGGTGGATTCCAGCGCATGCATCAGCACGATGCGGTCCATGGACGAATCGGGCAGCGGCAGATCGCTTTCATCGGCCAGCACGGTCAGGCCCGGCCCTTCCGGCGGCCAGTGCAGCACGCCCTGATTGGCCGGCATCACCGCGATCACCCGTTCCGCCTCGGCGACGAACGGGCGCAGCAAGGGGGTGGCGAAGCCCAGGCCAAGGATGCACAGGCCATGGGTATCGGGCCACAACTGGCGCAGATGGCGGCGCAACAGGCGCTTGGTGGTCTGGCCCAGGCCGCTATCATAGAAATCGCGCAGATCGACCACATCCGACCAAGTGCCGGGATAGGAAGGCAGGCTTTGCATGGGTCATTCCCCCACGTTCAGCAACAGCCCGCGCCGGCGGGCGATGTGGTGGACGCGCAAAAAGGTCAGGGCGGCGGCGGCCACGTAAAACAGATTTAAGCCCACCGCGCCGGCAAGCAAGCCCCAATCGAAGCCGTGGCCCTGCATCACCGACCGCATGCCCTCGAACACATAGGCCGGCGGTAGCGCCCAGGCCAGCCATTGCAGCCACTGGGGCAGGATGGCGATGGGATAATAGATGCCGGCCACCGGGGCGAGGGCGAAGATCATCACCCAGGCCATGCTTTCCGCCCCCAGGCCGAAACGCAGCACCAGGGCCGACACCCCCAGGCCGATGGCCCAGCCCGACACCAGCAGGTTGACCCAGAACGCCAACAGCGGCAGCCCCATGTCGAACAGCGAATAGTGATAAAGCGGAATGGCCAGAAGCGCCGCCGGCAGCACGCCGATGGTGGTGCGCACCAGGCTCATGCCCAGCATGCCGGCCAGCAATTCATGCGGGCGCAGCGGGCTGACCGACAGATGGCCGAGATTGCGCGACCACATTTCCTCCATGAACGACAGCGCCACCCCCAGATTGCCGCGAAACATCACGTCCCACAGGATGACGGCGCCGATCAGGATGCCGCCGGTCTGCGCCACCCACGACGAATGGGTGCTGAAGAACTGACTGGTGAAGCCCCACAGCGCCATGTTGATGGCCGGCCAATAGGCCATTTCCAGCACTCGCGGCCACGATCCGCGCATGAGGTAAAGGTGCCGCAGCATGACGGCGCCGATGCGGCGCAGCGAAAGCATGATCACCTGTCCTCATTGGGCTGGCGGCGGTCGCGGGCGATGTCCAGGAATACCTGTTCCATATCGTCGCGGTCATAGCGCAGCAACAGATCGGCGGGCGAGCCGGTATCGACGATGCGGCCCTGTTTCATCATCAGTACCTGATCGCACAGACGCTCGACCTCGGCCATGTTGTGGCTGGCCAGCAAGATGGTGGCGCCGGTCCGTTGTTGATAGGCGCGGAAATAGCCGCGCACCCAATCGGCGGTATCGGGGTCAAGGGACGCGGTGGGCTCGTCGAGAAACAGCAATTCCGGCTGGTTGAGCATGGATTTGGCCAGGGCGACACGGGTTTTCTGCCCCGCCGACAGCTTGCCCGATGGGCGCTTCAGGATATCGGTCAGGTCCAGTTCTTCCGCCAGTTGGGCGATGCGGTGCCTTAGGTCGGGGATACCGTAGAGATGGCCGTAAACGGTGAGGTTTTCGGCCACGCTCAACCGGTGCGGCAACTCCACGTAGGGGCTGGAGAAATTGACCCGCGGCAGCACCCGATAGCGATGCCGCACCATGTCTTCGCCCAGCACGTGGATGGAGCCGGAATCGGGCAGCAACAGGCCCAGCAACATGGAGATGGTGGTGGTCTTGCCCGCGCCGTTGCCGCCCAGCAGGGCGGTGGTCGAGCCGGTGGCGACGGTAAAAGAGATGTCGTCCACCGCCATCTGGCCGGCAAAAGCCTTGCAAAGGTTTTCGACGTGAAGGGCGGGTGCGCTCATGCAAGGACTATGGGGGCGATGGGCAGCTTGATCAAGCTCAACGCCGAGGCGGCGGATTCGCCGTTTCTGGTCGCCTCAACCAAGATGAGGCCATCCATGACCGCCACTTTCGCCGAATTGCTGACCAGCGCCGCCACCCTTCACGCCAATGAAATCCAGTTGCGCGCGGGCGATGAAGGCCCCGATCAGGTGGTCGCCATGGTGCGCGGCGATTCCGTGCTGGTGGCGGAACTCGATGCCGCCGCCACCGCCGATTTTCTCGCCCAGGCATTTTCGGCCT
This is a stretch of genomic DNA from Magnetospirillum gryphiswaldense MSR-1 v2. It encodes these proteins:
- a CDS encoding metal-sulfur cluster assembly factor, with the translated sequence MSPTLETLKQIIDPDVGINIVDLGLVQSVHEEDGQISIALIMTTPACPQSGYLRDEARRLIPGARVDILETPLWEPARMSAAAKDQLGWS
- a CDS encoding alpha/beta fold hydrolase, whose protein sequence is MRTFLRLLLILVLLAPTAAFAAKDGESRFAGADGVLIHYKSWGKGSPVILIHGFTLNQSFWRHQVPELAKTHRVIALDLPGHGQSGKPRDTAYTMDFYASAVEAVAKDAGLDHTALVGHSMGLPVIHTVMRRGQLKVDKAVFVDGAILAHSNDPAAQAAQAAWMQAMIDGLKSPGYRLVLEQFFQGISSKVTAKQKKELLDTSRAVDQHVAVSTFEHFADAAVWAPATYDIPVLGLYAAVSQMGVKEWLAVNYPKAKLEVWSDVDHFPQLTQPARVNKAIIAFLK
- a CDS encoding VOC family protein is translated as MMANNINGLDHAVIAVRDLGLADAVFHRLGFTLTPRGEHPEWGTANHCIMFRQDYIALQGAVGEGEVADELRAFTDLREGLHGISLGTDNGAAVVERLQAAGFDVPLPRSLSRRIETPDGTATLMFSETLLPAAATPGIHTRVTQHITAERERFPEWLDHPNTAIGIASVTAIVAEPVELTTAWDQVLGPHRSVITDDTVTIHTGRGMIFLSRPDDLTQLHPEAELDDLPPAPALVALAVLVADTDRAAQWLKHNEVEFSRDREGTIRIPPSEACGIHLEMVKG
- a CDS encoding prephenate/arogenate dehydrogenase family protein, whose protein sequence is MSSPLFGTICLVGIGLINSSIARAARLHGLAARIVTLDASEQACETALRLGIVDAAGSDPAALLAEADLIMVGTPVGAMAAVGQAIGPHLKAGAIVSDVGSVKMAVVRDLLPHLPDTVHFVPGHPIAGTEHSGPEAGFAELFQGRWCILTPLPGTDPGAIDKVTQLWTAMGSMIEIMEPLHHDKVLAITSHLPHLIAYTIVGTASDLEGDMQQEVIKFSASGFRDFTRIAASDPIMWRDIFLNNKEAVLEIIQRFTEDLTALQRAIRWGEAETLETHFRETRAIRRAIIDAKQA
- the hisC gene encoding histidinol-phosphate transaminase, translating into MIAMTAPTPRPGIMDIRPYVGGESALEGVSRVIKLSSNEGALGPSPKAMEAFRAQAADMHRYPDGGATRLRAALAARWGVDAERIVCGAGSDELLGMLCRAYAGPGDEVLYSAHGFLMYAIAAKSCGATPVTAPEVDLTASVDNLLAAVTPRTKILFLANPNNPTGTYLSADEVARLRAGLRPDILLVIDAAYAEFVSKNDYTPGIELVDGSDNTVMCRTFSKIFALGGLRLGWAYCPPGIADVLNRVRNPFNVAAPSLAAGVAALEDTAFADLTKTHNDYWLPWMQAELAKLGLPTTQSVCNFVLVQFPKEEGRTAQAADACLRAQGIITRAMGGYGLPDWLRITVGTGEENQMVIAAIAAFQASWN
- a CDS encoding chorismate mutase, with the protein product MMMTTDSADLDRIRRDIDRIDDRLHDLLMERAALVEKVAQAKAPDVSVALRPGREAEIMRRLAGRHQGRFPLPALIRIWREIMGALVGLQKPFSVAVCQPERGDGYVELARDHFGVVWPKSVFSSPGQVVRAVADGQAAVGVVQLPHENDQEPWWLSLTTGSGNLPQVVTRLPVLAMPDVPGRPEPVEAFVIACRPHDDTGADRTLIAVETSPDLSRDRLRALFATAGLDNVAVIATHRADDHSLYLCELDCFVGTADPRLTVLAGGKDVIRHVRIIGGYPLPLSV
- the metX gene encoding homoserine O-acetyltransferase MetX; its protein translation is MSAPTSASAVDGSDHNPLGLSVELGLDRPIRLDCGVEMPSVNVAYQTYGRLNADKSNAILICHALTGDHYVADPHPLTGKPGWWIDLVGPGKLLDTDRYFLICSNVLGGCMGTTGPKDINPATGQPWGQGFPVITIGDMVQVQARLLDHLGIDQLFCAIGGSMGGMQVLEWCASYPDRVFSAVPIATAARHSAQNIAFHEVGRQAIIADPDWKNGEYLLHDTRPQRGLAVARMAAHITYLSETALHRKFGRNLQGDRDAFSYGFGADFQVESYLRHQGSTFVDRFDANSYLYITRAMDYFDLAAEHDGVLANAFRGTKTRFCVASFSSDWLFPTPESRAVVHALNAVAANVSFVEIQSDKGHDAFLLDEPEFHATLGGFIEGAARHRGLPARVGGS
- the metW gene encoding methionine biosynthesis protein MetW — translated: MMTLNNGALRVDLKLIADMIEPGSRVLDVGCGEGTLLSWLGQHKNVDGRGIELSMAGVSAAVAQGLSVIQGDADTDLKDYPAGAFDTVILSQTLQATRAPKDVLSNMLRIGRRAIISFPNFGHWRVRAGLAIGGRMPVTDTLTYEWYDTPNIHFCTIRDFLELCRVLNIRIDTGIALDRDGGVLPMAGTGWLANIFAAQGLFVLSRNG
- a CDS encoding CoA transferase, whose translation is MAQSINQIYQSLLSQLGITWPTTADVALSGADPVINSVFRIGECTGAVLAAQAAGVAEIWRRRSGQRQQVSINALAGALAAYSVGYQSQHGFAIPQPEPSYPLVALYPARDSRWIMLHGAFPLLRNGLQNLLGCTMNPTDIANKVATWDAFALEQAIADQGLCGAVARSYPEWLATEQGRAIAATPIIEIVKIADSAPEPFAPALPGDRPLSGTKVLDLTHVIAGPTIGKTLAEQGAEIMRITSPTQPALPPFDVDTGHGKLEALLTLTNADDAATLQGLIGQSDVFVESYRPGAMTKLGFSPENAARLRPGLIYVSVNCYGWAGPWQYRPGWEQLAQVATGMTVAQGTADNPQLQSVYPNDYVTGFLGALGTLMALLRRADEGGSYHVRVALCRTAMWMQEQGQVDRSQLPPPAISPAEIAPYLLTRDNPAFGPLTFLGPVLNYTATPSAWDRPTMPLGANLPLWPLEAGGLGGTLPHSRARHPHLAAAPC
- a CDS encoding class I SAM-dependent methyltransferase codes for the protein MQSLPSYPGTWSDVVDLRDFYDSGLGQTTKRLLRRHLRQLWPDTHGLCILGLGFATPLLRPFVAEAERVIAVMPANQGVLHWPPEGPGLTVLADESDLPLPDSSMDRIVLMHALESTEQVRAMMREVWRVLADGGRLVIIVPNRRGIWARLERTPFGNGRPYTGGQLTRLLRDNMFTPVSLSGALFMPPTNSRVLLRSAPAMEELGRRWFHTIAGIHMVEATKQIYAATPSRTSKRRGYVIAPQGF
- a CDS encoding ABC transporter permease → MLSLRRIGAVMLRHLYLMRGSWPRVLEMAYWPAINMALWGFTSQFFSTHSSWVAQTGGILIGAVILWDVMFRGNLGVALSFMEEMWSRNLGHLSVSPLRPHELLAGMLGMSLVRTTIGVLPAALLAIPLYHYSLFDMGLPLLAFWVNLLVSGWAIGLGVSALVLRFGLGAESMAWVMIFALAPVAGIYYPIAILPQWLQWLAWALPPAYVFEGMRSVMQGHGFDWGLLAGAVGLNLFYVAAAALTFLRVHHIARRRGLLLNVGE
- a CDS encoding ABC transporter ATP-binding protein → MSAPALHVENLCKAFAGQMAVDDISFTVATGSTTALLGGNGAGKTTTISMLLGLLLPDSGSIHVLGEDMVRHRYRVLPRVNFSSPYVELPHRLSVAENLTVYGHLYGIPDLRHRIAQLAEELDLTDILKRPSGKLSAGQKTRVALAKSMLNQPELLFLDEPTASLDPDTADWVRGYFRAYQQRTGATILLASHNMAEVERLCDQVLMMKQGRIVDTGSPADLLLRYDRDDMEQVFLDIARDRRQPNEDR